The Chitinophagaceae bacterium nucleotide sequence GCCTCCAACCCCCCGCCTGCCAAAGCAGTGAGGCGGGCAGGCTAAATGGAAGCAAAACAAAACATCCCTGAATCTTACTTTATACGCTTAGTATCCTATTTTCGTGACTGATTGAAATCTGTTTTGCCCGATACTTATGAGATTATCCATCATCATTGTCAATTACAACGTAAAATATTTCCTGGAGCAGTGCCTGCTGTCAGTACAAAAAGCTGTTGACGGAATGCAGGCAGAGGTTTTTGTTGTTGATAATGCTTCATCAGATGGAAGCAGGGAATATCTCGAACCAAAGTTCAATACTGTTCAATTTATCTGGAATGAAGAAAATCTTGGTTTCGGTAAAGCCTGCAACCAGGCCCTGAAGCTGGCAACGGGTGATTTTATTTTATTCCTTAACCCCGATACAATTGTTTCCGAAGACTGTTTCAGCGCCTGTATTTCTTTTTTAGAAAGAACAACAGATGCAGGTGCATTAGGCATCCGTATGCTGGATGGCAGAGGAAATTTTTTACCGGAAAGCAAGCGTTCCTTCCCTTCACCACTTACTTCGTTTTATAAACTGAGCGGACTCTCTGCTTTATTTCCTAAATCAAAAACATTCAGCCGTTATCATTTAAGTTATTTAGATGAACACAAAAATCATGAAGCAGATGTGCTGGCCGGCGCTTTTATGATGATTAAAAAAGAAGTACTGGAAAAAACAGGCGGCTTTGATGAAGCATTCTTCATGTATGGTGAAGATGTTGATTTGAGTTACCGCATTCAACAGGTGGGCTGCTCCGCAACAGGCGGGAAATTTAAAAATTATTACTTCAGTGAGCAATCCATCCTGCATTTCAAAGGCGAAAGTACCAAGAAGGGTTCAGTGAATTATGTGCGGATGTTTTATATGGCCATGAGTCGCTTTGTAAAAAAACATTACTCTACTTCCAAAGCAGGAATGTTTTCGGCATTGATCAACACTGCAATCTGGCTGAGAGCTTTGCTGAGTATTGTAAAACGGTTTATTTTGAAGATCGGCTTACCGGTTTTAGATGCACTGTTGATTATTCTCTCTTTCTGGCTGGCCAGATATATTTGGGTAAACTATGTACGGACAGAAATTATTTATAATGATCAATTGCTTTGGATTTCATTTACAGGCATTTCCATCTTGTTCCTGCTGGTGAGTTATTATACAGGCTTGTATGAAAAGATGTTTCGCTATAAAAATTTGCGGAGGTCAACCATTATTTCACTTGTAATTATTCTGGCAGCTTATTCGTTATTACCGGAACGGTTTCGCTTTTCAAGAGGTATTGTTGTTAGCGGATCATTGTTCAGTTATATCATTTTATATATCTGGCGCTGGTTTTTACTGAAAACAGATATTGTACAAAAAGCAGAAAATGAAGACGAACACTTTACAGTAGTTGCCGGTACTCAACAGGATTTACAAACAGTGAACTTTTTGCTGAAGCATTCGGGATGACTGCAGCATATCCAGGGTTTTGTAAGTCCACTCAGCGAAGAACGTTCACTTGGTAACTTGAATGATTTGCAAAAGCTGCTGGCAAACGCACCCTTGAAAGAGTTGATTCTCTGCGAAAGCAAAGACCTTTCTTTTGCGCAGATCATTTCCCTGTATGAACAAACGGGGCAGCAGGTAAAACTGAGATTACATGCAGCAGGAAGTGACAGCATCATTGGCAGCGATTCAAAAAATGAAGCCGGGCAGGTATTGAACAGCCGGCAATACCAATTAGCACAGTCGGTGAATCTCCGTTTAAAAAGACTGGTCGACATTGTTTCTTCCGCCTTTTTATTAGTCCTGTTTCCTTTTCATTTTATCTTCAATAAACATCCGCTTACTTTATTAAATAATAGTATGCAGGTATTACTTTACCGGAAAACATGGATCGGTTATTCAACTGTACATCAGCATTTGCCTAAACTCAAGCCATCTGTGCTGGGGCCTGCCGGTATACCGCATATCCAGATGCAGTTGAATGCAGAGGGTCTGTTACTGGCCGATGAATGGTATGCCCGGGAGTATGAAGTGTTAAATGATATCAGAATCCTTTTTTCCAGTTATAAAAAATTAGGTATCAATCGTCATTGAGTTGGTACATTTGTTACAATTGAACGGTAAGCATGTCACTAATTGAACTTAATCTTCCAAAATCACTCAGCAGGGCTTTAAACCTGCCTGTCAATTCACCCAAAAGACAGCAGATCAAAGTGCTGAAAAATCTATTGAAGAAAGCGAAATACACACAGTTTGGTCAGCATTATCGTTTTGACCAGATTCTGAACGATCGCCACCCTGGAAAAAAATTCCAGGAGCTGGTACCTGTGTCCGATTACAATAAAATTTACAGTCAGTGGTGGCACAAAACATTAGAAGGTCAAACGGATGTTTGCTGGCCGGGTGCAATTAA carries:
- a CDS encoding glycosyltransferase, which codes for MRLSIIIVNYNVKYFLEQCLLSVQKAVDGMQAEVFVVDNASSDGSREYLEPKFNTVQFIWNEENLGFGKACNQALKLATGDFILFLNPDTIVSEDCFSACISFLERTTDAGALGIRMLDGRGNFLPESKRSFPSPLTSFYKLSGLSALFPKSKTFSRYHLSYLDEHKNHEADVLAGAFMMIKKEVLEKTGGFDEAFFMYGEDVDLSYRIQQVGCSATGGKFKNYYFSEQSILHFKGESTKKGSVNYVRMFYMAMSRFVKKHYSTSKAGMFSALINTAIWLRALLSIVKRFILKIGLPVLDALLIILSFWLARYIWVNYVRTEIIYNDQLLWISFTGISILFLLVSYYTGLYEKMFRYKNLRRSTIISLVIILAAYSLLPERFRFSRGIVVSGSLFSYIILYIWRWFLLKTDIVQKAENEDEHFTVVAGTQQDLQTVNFLLKHSG